The Candidatus Ozemobacteraceae bacterium genome window below encodes:
- a CDS encoding TetR/AcrR family transcriptional regulator, protein MKRPSANEQSRKSEILLAARNLIFLEGASRLTMRRLGEAVAITEPAVYRHFRNKEELLGELVRFMFDGWEEKLTALKAESASASDKLIKLGKLHLNHLFEHQFNPVLLLSEASVAEQPAVAAVLNEKGERIASVMAAVIQEGCTSGEFPPDLHIRSALLAILGVLQGSLIRWTLTRSTRGLASDVDGALRLVVKGLSAHPPKP, encoded by the coding sequence ATGAAGCGCCCATCAGCGAATGAACAGAGCCGAAAGAGCGAGATTCTTCTTGCCGCCCGGAATCTGATTTTCCTCGAGGGCGCCTCGAGGCTGACCATGCGCCGGCTCGGCGAGGCGGTCGCCATCACCGAGCCGGCGGTGTACCGCCACTTCCGCAACAAGGAAGAGCTGCTCGGGGAACTCGTCAGATTCATGTTCGACGGCTGGGAGGAAAAGCTGACGGCCCTGAAAGCCGAGTCCGCTTCCGCCTCTGACAAGCTGATCAAGCTTGGAAAACTCCATCTGAACCATCTTTTCGAGCACCAGTTCAACCCCGTGCTGCTTCTTTCCGAGGCCAGCGTTGCGGAGCAGCCGGCGGTCGCCGCCGTTCTCAACGAAAAAGGGGAGCGCATCGCCTCCGTCATGGCGGCGGTGATTCAGGAGGGGTGCACATCGGGAGAATTCCCGCCGGATCTCCACATCAGATCCGCATTGCTGGCCATTCTCGGGGTTCTCCAGGGAAGCCTGATCCGATGGACCCTCACCCGATCGACCCGCGGGCTCGCTTCCGACGTTGACGGAGCGCTCAGGCTCGTCGTCAAAGGACTCTCCGCGCATCCGCCGAAACCCTGA
- a CDS encoding hemerythrin domain-containing protein: protein MPTRSSMLSKSRATRQNAPAADLAMLGVLDRICIKLEQGEAVPPAHLARIGEFFHVFADTCHHAKEEEFLFPAYEAAGIPRERGPIGAMLTEQQEGRGAISRMKSQLDGVTACQADAVERFILAAWDYTAFLSAHIQKENQVLFPMGDRVLSSDRQQESLREFDRLEETRIGAGKHEEFHRLIETLFDAYPPQAACGGCTACCC from the coding sequence ATGCCGACGCGATCGTCGATGCTCTCCAAAAGCAGGGCTACAAGGCAAAACGCGCCGGCGGCTGACCTCGCCATGCTCGGGGTGCTCGATCGAATATGCATCAAGCTCGAACAGGGGGAAGCCGTTCCGCCGGCGCATCTCGCACGCATCGGCGAGTTTTTCCATGTGTTTGCCGACACGTGCCACCACGCGAAAGAAGAGGAGTTCCTGTTTCCGGCCTACGAAGCGGCGGGCATTCCTCGCGAGAGAGGCCCGATCGGGGCCATGCTGACCGAACAGCAGGAAGGACGGGGCGCGATCAGCCGCATGAAGTCGCAGCTCGACGGCGTGACCGCCTGTCAGGCCGATGCCGTCGAACGCTTCATTCTCGCGGCTTGGGACTACACGGCGTTTCTTTCCGCGCACATCCAGAAGGAAAATCAGGTCCTGTTCCCGATGGGGGACCGCGTCCTGTCGAGCGATCGTCAGCAGGAATCGCTCCGAGAGTTCGACCGTCTCGAAGAAACGAGAATCGGGGCCGGAAAACATGAAGAGTTCCACCGGTTGATCGAAACCCTCTTTGACGCCTATCCCCCCCAAGCCGCATGCGGAGGCTGCACGGCCTGCTGCTGCTGA
- a CDS encoding translation initiation factor Sui1 yields MSGSKLVYTSENGRICPGCERPVASCTCRPVKRRQPGAEEVRSGPVDGIARVQRETRGRGGKTATVVMGLPVDEAKLAEIAGVLKKRCGCGGTAKDGVIVIQGDHADAIVDALQKQGYKAKRAGG; encoded by the coding sequence ATGAGCGGTTCAAAACTCGTCTATACGTCGGAAAACGGAAGAATCTGCCCTGGGTGCGAGCGTCCCGTCGCATCCTGCACATGCCGGCCCGTGAAGAGGCGACAACCGGGAGCCGAAGAGGTGCGTTCGGGGCCGGTTGACGGCATCGCCCGCGTTCAGCGGGAGACCAGGGGGCGCGGCGGGAAGACGGCGACGGTCGTGATGGGGCTGCCCGTCGACGAGGCGAAACTGGCCGAGATCGCCGGAGTGCTGAAAAAGCGCTGCGGTTGCGGCGGCACGGCGAAGGACGGCGTCATCGTGATCCAGGGCGATCATGCCGACGCGATCGTCGATGCTCTCCAAAAGCAGGGCTACAAGGCAAAACGCGCCGGCGGCTGA